The sequence below is a genomic window from Roseivirga misakiensis.
ACCTCTATCTTCATACTGGAAGAAAGCGTTAGATCTTAAATTCCAATCCTGAATCTTAGTCACATATGTTAAACGGAAAGAAGAAGTGATTGCAGTGAAGTCACTGTAACCTCTACTTAATGAACCAGTTCCTGGAACACCTTGATTTGCTAGATATCCAATGTCTTGGAATTGTCTAGAGTAATCTTGCCAAGTATCCATACCGAAACGACCTTCAGCAGTTAATCCTTCAACAATGTCATACTTAACGTTTACTGATCCGATAAATCTCTTACGAGTTCTTTCGTTTCTGTTATTTGTTAAGATATAGAATGGGTTGAATTCTGAAGTAGGCGAGAATCTGTTCGCATTGTAGTTGAATGGAGAACCATCTTCTTCGTTTGGCGCGAAGAAATCCGCACTAGGATCAGCAATAGTTAAAGTTCTGATACTAGGTGTTACATTGTCTTGCTCATCTTGGATAAATCTCAAAGATGAAGAAAGCTTTAATTTCTCACCGATATATTGATCTGACTGCACAGTAATGTTATAACGCTGGTTACCGTCATAAAAGTCTACACCACCAGTTCTATCTTGGTATTCAGCTGATACCGCAAGGTTACCAGTAGCTCCTCTTGTACTTAGTCTCATGTACTGAGTAAAGAATGTACTACCTGTAAATAGGTCATTGATATGATCTCTGTAGCGAGGGAATTCGTTATCAGAAATTAGGTCTGGATCATCCTGAGCAGTTCCAGTGTTATCCAATTGGAAATCACCAGTTGCTGGATCGATCAAGAAAGGATGATATCTAGCCTTTTCAATGTTTCTGCTTTTGTAAACACTTTCGTTACCATACTCAGTTCTTAATAAGAATTGAGTTGAACCTGGAGCAATTTTATCACCTCTTTTAGAGAATAATTGGATTACACCGTTAGCAGCTCTTGATCCGAATAATGTAGCAGCAGAAGCACCTTTCAATACCTCATAACGCTCAATATCCTGAAGGTTAATGTCTGAAAGACTACCTTCAATTAACACACCATCCAATACGATTAGTGGACTGTTGTTACCTGATAAAGTAGAAGCACCTCTGATTTGAATTTGAGGACCAGCACCAGGAACGTTGCTTGGCTGTACACGTACACCAGCAATTTTACCAGCTAGGGCAGAACCAGCATCTGTAGCCGGTACTTGCTTAATTACCTTCTCACCTACAGAACTTACTGTAAATGGAAGTTTTTTCACTGGAGTAGCTGCTGCCACACCTGTTACTACAACCTCTCCTAAAGAAGTCGCATCTGGAACCATAATCACATTGTACACTGATTGATTAGGTACAAGTTTGATTTCTTGGTCAACGTAACCTAGGTAACTGAATACTAAGGTTCCGCCTGATGCAGGCACTTCGAGTCGGTATTCACCATCCTGATTGGTAGGTGTACCTTCAAAAGTACCTTTCAACTGAATAGTAACCTGAACAAGTGGAAGTCCGTCATCTGAACCTGTCACTTTTCCAGTTACTGTCCTGTTCTGCGCAAATGCAACGGTAGTTAAACCCGCCAACATAAGCATGACACAAGTCAGTAAAATTCTCTTCATTTTGCTTTCGTTTTAGTTTAATTGATGAAAAATTAATTTGCTTAGAACTCCAAACATAAAAGAAAATGTCATCAAATAATAATAATTGCAAAATAAATTTGATGCCCTGAATCACCTCAGAATCTTTGTTTTTCTGTGTTTAAACCCTTTTTTAATGTATTTAAGAATTTTGTTTGGTTGAGTAAGGGTAAACCATTTCTGAGGAAATCCGTAGTGTTAAAGGATGTTAAAAACCTAGTCGATCCTAATTCTTTTTATCGACATTGTTAATAATCTCTATTTTAATTAATTATTAAGTTTTCAGATTGTCTTATTTCAAGACATTAACAATTTTGAACTCGATTCGGCGATTCATTTCTCGCTCTTTTGGTGTATTCCCAGTTGTTAAAGGGTAGTCTTCTCCATAACCCGCAAAAACCAAATTTTCTTTGGGAACCCCTTTTTCGATAAAATATCGGTAAACTGACCTTGCTCGGTCTCTTGATAAGGCCAAATTCTCCTTTTCACCTCCAATTCCATCCGTATGACCTCCTATTTCTACCACTATCTTTTTATTAGCCTTCAGGAAGGTCAAAACCTCATTGAGGGTAGGTTCACTTTCGGGTTTTATTTCGGCACTATTGAAGTCAAAATAGATGTTACCGAAGTCGAAGGTCTCGCCTACATTTAACGGGTTCAATAAGACCTCTCCCTTTGGCAGCCTTTTCAATTCATCTTCGGTGAATTCTACTGATGCATAACCGCTGGCTGATACCCTGATTGATGAATTATTGGATTCAAGAAAAGTCAGAAAAGCACCTGTCAAACTATCACTTGTCATTATGATATCCTCAGAGACTTGCAACGTTGCAGCTAAAGGAGCTCTAGAATTTGCATCTAATACGCGACCTGATATGTAGTCTATTTTATTATCAGCTAAAACAGCCTTAGGCACCTTAAATCGATTGATCTCTATTCGCCCATTGGAAAGTCCAGAACTGTAATATGCCCAACCATCAGGGCTGAATGTGTAACCGATTTGATCGAAGGCATTATTGATGGGAAAACCAAGGTTCTTTGGGAGTGACCAACTCCCGCCTTCCCAAGTAGAAGAATATAAATCGTAACCTCCCATACCTACTCTTCCGGTTGAGGCAAAAATTAGCGTTTTCTGATCGAGGTATATATAAGGAGAGGAGTCGTCATAAACTGTATTAATTTGAGGCCCTAGATTTTTCGCCTGCCCCCAACCTCGAATACTTTTTTCACTCACCCAAATATCTAGCTTACCGACTCCTCCTTTTCTGCTGCTAACGAAAAATAGCTTTTTTCCGTCACGTGAAAGAGAAGGCTGCGAGTCCCAATCCGGACTGTTGACTTTATCATTAAGCAGTTCTGGTGCGCTCCATTCGTCACCAATAGCATAACTCACGTAAAGGTCACAGCTTCCAATATTGCCTGGGATATTACAGGCCGAATAAACCAAAGTAGAACCATCTGCCGAAATTGAGGCCGTCCCTTCATTCCTATCGGTATTGATTTTATAAGAAATTTGTTCTGGCTTTTTCCAACGAGTACCTAACCATTCACTTTGGTAGATATTCTCATCTCCTCTTCCATTTTTCTCCCTCACAATGAAGACTAATTTGTTATCGGCAGTGACGGTTGGAAAATATTGCTTCTGAAACTCGTTTAACGGAGCAGGTAATCTTTCAAAATTTATATCCAATTTCCTAGATGACTCGGCTAAAGCAAAATCAATGGACGCCGAGATTAACTGAAACTCAATGTCAGGGAATTTGTAAATCTCCCCCTCAATTTTTGAAATACTGGTTTTGGCCTCTTTATATTGACCACCTTCAAAGAATACTTTGGATTGGTCTATCAGTATTCGGTTTGAAAACCTCCGCTCTAACTCCTCTTTGTATTGAGATAAAACTCCAAGGGAACCTTCTAGATCATTCTTCCGCAAAAGAATCTGATGCAAGAGTAAAATAGCCTCGTCAAAGCTTTTGTCCTTCTTGATCGCCAAACGCGCTGACTCTTCTGCTCTTGCTACATTTCCAATCTGGCTAAGACTAAGTGCCTCTTTGTAAAAGGATAGAGCCTTTTTGTTTTTTGAATGCAGATTTTGAGCGGATAATGTTCCGCATATGAAAAGGAATATTAAAAAAAGGTAGGCTTTCAACACTAAGGAATATTCATAAACTTATGTGTTTGTAGCGAAATTTTCCACTGAGGGTTGTCTTTTACGTAACTTATTATTTCTGGCAACATACTTTCCGACTTATCCCATTCTGGTTGTAGATATAGCAAACAATCGGGTTTTACTCGCGCTGCGTGCTCTTCAGCCCATTTAAAGTCACTCTTGTTATAAACCACAACCTTTAACTCATCTGCCACTTCGTAGAATTCGGCTCTCGGCTTCATGAATTTCTTCGGAGAAAAACATATCCAATCCCAATCTCCACTCAATGGATGTGCTCCTGATGTTTCGACATTAGTCTGTAAACCAGAAAATCGCAATGCGCTAGTTAATTCGTTTAAATCGTACATTAATGGTTCTCCACCAGTAATAACGGATAAACGTGTAGGCGATTTCAATACATTTCCTACAATCTCTTCTACCGATTGTTCTGGCCATTTACCAGCCTCCCAAGACTCTTTAACATCGCACCAAACGCAACCTACGTCGCACCCGCCCAATCGAATAAAATATGCTGAATTACCAGAGAAGTGACCTTCCCCTTGTATCGTATAGAATGCTTCCATTACCGGAAGCTTAGCTTGTTTTTCTACCATCTTCAATTTTTTAGAGCAGGTGTTGAAACTGCTATTGTGAACTAGGCTAAATCAATTTTTGACTTGCCAAATAAGTATTCCAAAGTAATGAAGCGATCGTCATCGGCCCAACGCCACCAGGAACAGGTGTAATAAAACTACATTTCGGTGCTACTTCATCAAATCTCACATCGCCTTTTAGCTTAAACCCTGATTTTGTTTCAGTAGATGGTACTCTATGAATACCAACATCGATAACAATGGCACCTTCTTTTACCATTTCTTCTGTCACGAAACCTTCACGTCCGATAGCAACTATTAGAATATCGGCTTGGCTAGTAATTTCTGCTAAATTCTGTGTCCTGCTATGACATAATGTTACTGTTGCGTTTCCCGGCGATGAATTCCTCGACATTAAAACACTAATTGGGGTGCCTACCGTATGACTTCTACCAATAACAACACAATTTTTCCCTGATGTTTCGATACCATTTCTTTCCATAAGCAGCATCATACCTTTCGGTGTGGCAGGAAGTAATGTAGGTAAGTCCAAAAGCATTTTACCAAGATTTGACGGATGAAAACCATCAACATCTTTCTCAGGCAAGATTGCCTCTACCACTTTGTGCTCATCAATCTGTTTTGGTAACGGTACTTGAACAATGAAACCATCAATCTCTGGGTCATTATTCAGCTTATCAACGGTTGCCAAAACCTCTTCTTCTGAGGTGTTTTCTGGCAGGTGGATCAAAGTAGAACCAAAACCAATTTGCTGACAAGCTTTCACTTTTGCATTAACATAGGTTTTACTAGCTCCGTCTTCACCAACCAGAACTGCTGCCAAATGGGGAACTTTGCCACCGTTGGCTTCAATTTCCTTTACTTTATCCGCCAATTCATCCTTGATAGACTTTGCGGTGGCTTTTCCGTCTAATAATTCCATAGCAGTTGGTTTATTAATCTAACTTGAGTACGGCCATGAAGGCTTCTTGTGGTATTTCCACATTACCTACTTGACGCATCCTCTTTTTACCTTTTTTCTGTTTTTCAAGAAGCTTCCGCTTACGACTAATATCGCCGCCATAACACTTCGCTAAAACGTTTTTACGAAGTGCTTTTACAGTTTCTCGAGCGATAATTTTAGTACCTATAGATGCCTGAATAGCGATTTCAAACATTTGACGAGGTAAAAGCTCTCTGAGTTTTTCACACAAACGCTTACCCCAGTCATAAGCCTTGTCTCTATGAACAATAGCTGAAAGTGCATCCACTGTTTCACCATTTAACATTACATCCAACTTCACCAAGTTTGATTGTCTAAACCCAATGAGTTCATAGTCCAATGAAGCATATCCTCTGGAAATGGTCTTCAACTTATCGAAGAAGTCAAATACTATTTCTGCTAATGGCATTTCGAAAGTCAATTCAACTCGACTTGACGTTAAATAGACTTGATTCTTAATCTCTCCACGTTTATCAATACATAAGCTGATTATTGGCCCTACATATTCCGCTTTTGAGATAATCTGTGCTCTGATAAAAGGCTCTTCTAAATGTGCAGTAGCATTTGCCTCTGGCAATTCGGATGGGGCATTTACCATTTGTACGGAGCCATCAGTCATAATCGCATGAAATTGCACAGATGGAACGGTAGTGATCACCGTCATATCAAATTCTCGCTCAAGCCTTTCCTGAACAATTTCTAAATGTAGCATTCCCAGAAACCCACAACGGAAACCAAAACCAAGCGCAGCTGATGTTTCTGGTTCCCAAACAAGTGATGCGTCATTGAGCTGAAGCTTTTCCATGGACGCACGCAATTCTTCGAACTCAGATGTTTCTACAGGGTAGATACCGGCAAAAACCATCGGTTTTACATCTTCAAAGCCTTTGATTAGCTCTTGCGTCGGGTTTTCGACATGGGTTATGGTATCACCAACTTTAACCTCTTTTGCCACTTTGATACCCGAAATCAAATAGCCCACATTACCAGCGCTAATTTCCTCTTGCGGGTCTTGTTTCAGTCTCAAAATACCAATTTCATCGGCATTATATGTCTTTCCTGTGTTAACGAACTTAATCCTATCACCTTTCTTAATAGAGCCATTAAAAACTCTAAATATTACTTCAATACCTCGATAAGAATTAAAGACTGAATCGAAGATCATCGCCTGAAGTGGTTCATCAGGATTGCCTTTTGGTGCTGGCACTTTTTCAATAATGGCAGCTAAAATATCATCAATCCCGATCCCTTCTTTTCCACTAGCATGGATAACGTCATCTGGCGAACAGCCTAGTAGTTCGACTACTTGATCAGTCATCTCTTCTGGCATGGCACCAGGTAAATCAATCTTATTCAGAACAGGGATAATTTCTAAATCATGTTCAAGCGCTAAATATAGATTAGAGATTGTTTGGGCCTCTACACCTTGAGAAGCATCTACAATGAGCAATGCTCCTTCGCAAGCAGCTATAGATCGAGACACTTCATAGGAAAAATCTACGTGACCCGGGGTATCAATAAGATTTAATGTGTACTGTTCACCTTTATACACATAGTCCATTTGTATAGCATGAGACTTTATGGTTATGCCCCGCTCACGCTCCAAATCCATATCATCCAATAATTGGGCTTGCATATCTCTATCACTCACCGCCCCAGTACTCTGAAGTAGCCGATCGGCCAAGGTACTCTTACCGTGGTCAATGTGTGCGATTATGCAGAAATTTCGAATTTTATCCATGCTTTCTTAAAGAAGTGCAAAAATAGAAAAAAGCCGATCATTTGCTTTGAAGAGATAAGCATTAATTTTGCGCATATGTTATTGGCAGAGAGAAAAAAACAACAAAATATTTCGCAATACATCATTTACATGTATCAGACTGAATTGTTAATCAGAAATTTCGAGTTTGATTTGAGCCAAATTCAAAATGAAATAGTCAACAAGATTCCAGCAGAAACATTAGATGAAAAAGGCAAGCTAGCAGAAATAGACTGGTATAGAGGCCTAATAAAATCAATGAAAGAAGAAGGCCTAGAAAAAACTGGTCATTTACGAGCTGTTCAAGAACTTGTGAAAGAACTTTCTGACCTAAGTTTAAACCTGCTCACCGAAGACCCTGATTATCAGGTTATATTTAATGCTGCAAGGCCGGCTATAAGGGAAAACATCATTGCCTCTGACGGCAATATTTCTGACCCAATTCAAGCATGTCTGAACGGTGTTTTCGGTTTGCTAATCGCAAGGATGAAAGATGAGCAAGTATCAGAGGAAGAAATGGCGAAAATCGAACATTTCGGCAATGTACTTTCTTACTTGAGCCACAAAAGAAAAGTATCTAATTAACATAGGTAAAGTCAGCTGTTCCCATTTAGAAAACTCCCGTTAGTACTATAAATTCTTTTCTTCTGACTATTAAAGTCTTGGAACAAAGTATTTATGGGGATTATAAGACGCTTTGAGCAAAACGTATCCAGACAATTGCATTGTGCCGTCGCAGCGAGTGCTTTGTTCATCTTTTTAACGACTGCTATTCAAGCCCAGGTCATTGAAAAAGCTTATATCTCAACAGATAAAGATATTTACGCACCAGAGGATACCATCTGGTTTAAGGGCTATGTCTTTGACCAATTCAACTCAATTTCCGATAGCAGCTTAGCCTTTCATTTGATCCTCGTCAATGTAGATGGGATAAAGATCAGTAGATCTTCTTGGGCATTGAATGGAGGAGTAACCGATGGCTTCTTGATTGCTCCAGAAAACGAAGGCAGGTTTAGAATAAAGGCGATCAGTGGGCAAATGATAGGATCAAGAACTGATCAGTCATTTGAAAAAGACATCTATGTGCGTTCGGATCTTGCAGATGAAATCGAAGTTCAAGCCTTTCCAAATTTCGAGACCTACAACTATTCAGGTAATAACTCTATAGATATTTTCACACGGTATTCTGCAAATAATGCCGCCCCAGAAGTCAAATTAACTTATCAACTCCTTTCTGGAGAGGATCAAATAAAAAAAGGCAGGCTCAAGACTACCCAAGACGGGAAAGTCACACTAGACCTTCAAAATATCAAGCAGGAATACACCGACCTGAGGCTTGTTATCGAAAGCGAAGATAAAAGGCTTTCTAAGCCTGTCAAATTGACTCTTCCCATCCAAAAAACTCAACCTAAAATAGATTTACAGTTCTTTCCAGAAGGAGGAGATTTGATTAAAAACACTGTTTCCAAAGTGGCTTTCAAAGCGATAAATGAAAACGGCATTCCCATAGACTTCAAGGGTCTAATTATCGACAGTAATGGTAAAATTGTGGCGGCGGCCGAAAGTTATTACAAGGGTACAGGGTCCTTCAATTTAAAACCTGAAAATGGCAAAGAGTACTTCTTCAAAATTAATTCGCCTTTCAAAATCGATTCTCTTTATAAGTTACCATCTGCAAAACAATCTGGTGTTTCCCTAAGCATTACAGACGAACAAAAAGATGGTAAACAATACGCTATTGTAAAAGCAAGCAATGACCTAGTAGGTAAAAATGGAAAACTATTAATCACCAAAAACAATCAGGTGATCAGCAATTCTGACTTTATATTTTCTGGGCAAGAAAACTGGGAAGTGGCATATGAAAATTTAGGAGTCGGCACATTTAGCTTCAAGGTACTTAATCAAAACAATGATCCATTGGCTGAAAGACTTTTTTTCTCCAATGTTAAACAACAGCTCAACGTGAATTTAAGTACTAACAAAGCCGAATATGAGGCACGTGAAAAAGTTGAGGCTAAAATTCGGGTTACCGATTATAATGGCAACCCAGTTGTAGGGAATTTCTCTTTTACTGTATTCGATTATACAAGGAATGGTAATCCTTTGCCAGATCAACCAAACCTACTTGCCCAAATACTGTTAACCTCTGAACTTAAGGGCCATATACCAACACCTAATTTTTACTTTTCAAAGGACGCTAAGGCTATAAAAGCACTCGACTTAGTGATGCTTACCAATGGCTGGAGAAAACATACTCCAAGCTCCATAGTGGACATAGAAGGACTTTATGGGAAATTAATCTATAAGAACATTAAAAGAAAGCCTTTAAAAAACAGGGATGTCTATTTCTCATCTGTAAAAAGTGGTGGTATTGAGACGTTTAAAACAGATGAAAAAGGCTTTTTCAGGATCAGTTCGACTTACTTAAAAAACAGAGGAGATTCTTTCCTCATATTTACCGGAATTAGGAATAAAAAGGATCAACCTGGTTTATCACTAATTGATGACGTTAGACTTGAAAAACTAAAATTCTTTGATGACCTACTTCAAGCTAGACCTACCCTCACTGAAAGCCTCGCTCTACATGAAAAGTCAAATAAAATAAGACCGGATAAATTTCAAAATACTATTCTTTTAAACTCAGTAACAGTAGAAGCATCACGGACCAAAAAAGAATTTGTGGGCAGTTGCCCCTTAGAGTCATTTCATTTTGAGGATCCGTGGACAACCAAAAAAATTGAAGACCTCGACACAAAAAACAAAGATATTTTATCACTTCTTAAACAAGTCGGCTATATAAAGAAATTTCAAAACCTTTATGATTGGAATCACTGGCGTACACCCAACAAGCCTACCTCTGGTGTGCTAGGGCTTTATACCGATGTCCTTGTTGGTGAGTTAAACAACAAAAGAACTGTCCCATTCCAAATCTATCTCAATTGCGAACCAGTGAATAAAATCGACCTGTTTTTTGACTACTTAAATTTCGATATGGATGAAGGGAATTTTCATGCAAAGTATTCTATTGAAAGAATTGATACGGACTTTATAGAATCTATTTCCATCAACAAAACACATATAGAACCACCTATTGAATATTTAACACGTCAAAGACTCACGGAATATTTTGCATCTATTCAATGGCCTATTGTCCAGATTAACACGCTTTATGATGAGGTAGTATATAAGCCCATTTTCACCAGTAAGATCGATTATACGATCTTTAAAAACTTCACCACTGATTTTTACTCTCCAGTTTACTCAACAGAGAAACAAAAAAAGGATCCTGTCCCGGACTTGAGAACAACCATCCATTGGCAAGCCAACGTGATCACCAATGAAAATGGGGAAGCTAACATCTCCTACTTTAACGCTGACCGTCCCAATGAAATCAAAATAACAGTCGAAGGGGTCGATGGCTACAGCAGATTGGGGTTTGAAACCAAATCTTACAAGGTACTAGAAGGGTCATTAACGGAAGGAGGTGATAATGATGATTAGCAGGTTTATACTCTTAACAGCATTCTTTTTTATCGGTCATGTAAGTTTTACACAGGTAGTCGAAAAAAGCCATCTCAGTACCGATAAAGATATTTATGCACCTCAAGACACTATCTGGTTTAAGGGATATAGTTTCAATATACTCAATCAGCTTTCGGAAGCCAGTTTAGCACTTCACGTACTGATGGTGGACGGTGAAGGCAATAAAAAGACAAATACTAGCTGGGAATTAACCGATGGAATCACCGATGGATACTTGGTCGCTCCAAAACTCGAAGGTAAATATCGAATAATAGCGGTGACGGGTCAAATGATCGGCAGTCCTATGGAGCAAACTTTCACAAAAGACATATTCGTTCGTTCCGAAATAGCTGATGAAATTGAGGTGCTCGCATTTCCACAGTTTGAAACTTACATCGCCGATGGTGAAAATGCCATTGACATTTTCACCCGATACTCCACTAACAATGAAGCCCCAGAGGTAAAATTATCCTACACCATTCTTTCTAATGGCCAATCGATTAAAAAAGGGAGACTAAAGACTTCTACTGAAGGAAAAGTGACCCTCAATATTGAAAAGCTCAAAAAGGACATTGGAACTGAATTCAGCCTCCTAATCGAAAGTGATGACAAAAGACTAACCAAACCTATTAAGCTCACTGTTCCTGTTGCGGTTCAGTCCAAAAATATCGATCTGCAATTCTTCCCTGAAGGTGGAGAACTGATCGCTGGAATGGTCAATAAAGTCGCCTATAAAGCAATCGATCAAAATGGGGAGGCCTTTGATCTAAAAGGAGTGATTTTAGATGACAAAGGAAAAATGGTCGCAGCAAGCGAAAGCTTTTATCAAGGCATGGGTAGTTTCGATTTGCTTCCCGATACTAATTCATCCTACTTCTTCAAAGTAACTGGACCTGTTAAAATTGACTCGCTCTACAAACTTCCACGGGTCGAAAAATCAGGAATACAATTGAGTATCAAACAACTGAGCGATTCTTCTAAGAGGTATGCCTTCGTAAAACCCACAGCTGATCTACATGGTCAAAAAGGCAAGTTTGTCATTGCTAAAAGTGATAAGATCATTAGCTCGATCGAATTCACATTCTCCGAACAGGAATATTGGCAAATCGCCTCAGAAAATCTGGGTGTTGGGGTTTATAATCTTAGGGTAACTGACGCAAACGACAAACCGATCGCAGAACGGTTATTATTTGCCAACTCGGATAGTCAGCTTGATATCAATGTTCAAACTGATAAAAAAGCCTATTCAGCCAGAGAACTTGTTGAGGCTAAAATCACAGTCAAAGACAAATATGGCCTACCCGTACAAGGTAACTTCTCTTTCGCAGCGATAGACGCTATAAGAACTCAAAGCCCATCACCTGATCAGCCCAATTTACTAGCACAAATTCTCCTAACATCAGATTTGAGAGGCAGTATACCAACGCCAAACTTCTATTTTACTTCTGATAGAAAAGCCGAAGCGGCACTCGATTTAGTAATGCTAACCAATGGATGGAGACGCTATGTTCCGAGTACTATTATTGATAGCGAGGGATTGGCTGGTAGCTTGCACAAAACCAATAGAAAGCGAAAGTTATTGACTGACCGTGAGGTTGTTTTAACTTCTTTAAAAAGTGGTGGCATAGATTATTTTAAAGTAGACAGTTCTGGTCTATTCAAAATCCCATCTTCATACTTGAGAGCAAAAGGAGACTCATTTCTGATATTCTCCGAAAGAAGGAATGAGAAAGATAAATTCAGCCTAATACCAAACCAAGACAAACGAATTGCCAAAGACAAAGCACTATTCGGATATACCCAAGGAGTTTTAAAAGCAGGCCTTCAACAAGATCTAAGGCTATATGAAAAAGCTTTCAAACTTAGACCTGATCGTTTTCAAAATACGCTACTCCTGAATTCTGTAGTCGTGGAAGGAAAAAGCTTACTACCTGATGGGACTTGCAAATTGGAAGATTATCATAATCAATGGCCCTGGTATACAAAAACTCGAGAAGAGTTAAATCTCGGCGACTATGGCATAGTTGATTTAGTAACGCAAGTTAACCCATATGAAACCGTCGGTGGTTTTGGAGACGCCATTTTCAGTAGAACAAAATTGTATGGTACGTGGCCTATGAGGGTATATATAAACTGTGTACCTATACCAAGAATCGAATACAGAATGATAAGAGTCAGCAGTGGGCCAGCAAGAGAAATAACTCAAGTCAATACTGATAACGCTGATAGAAACGGCAAAGCCGTTGAAGAACAAGAGCCGTGGGGAAGCACACTTGGTCCGATGAATTCGAGCGATTATTTTGTTAGGGAAAGGGAATACAACTTCGCTAAAACGGTAAACAGGATTGATCTTCGAAACATTGAGTCAATTTCTATCAATACGACTACACAAATACTCACTCGGATGGATCATGAGCAGAACGTTTTTCCAATTCTAAATATAAACACCATCAATGATCAGCTTATTTATAAGCCAATTTTCGATATGAAGTACTTCCATAGTACTTACCAACACTACACTATAGAATTTTACTCTCCAGTTTACGCAACAGAGAAACAAAAAAATGATCCCGTCCCGGACCTTAGGACAACAATCTTTTGGCAGGCGAACGTGATCACCGATGAGAACGGTCAAGCGTTAATTTCATATTACAACGCAGATAGACCTAACGAAATAAAACTAATAGTCGAAGGAGTTGACGGCTACAGCAGACTGGGCTTTGGTACATTAAAATATCAAGTAGAAGGGGGTCCCGTGACAGAAGGAGGTCAGTAAGGTTTTAACTGAACAATAGGTGCTAATAAGTCGTTTTTATATTTAGAATCAGCTTAACCACACACAAAACCAAAGCTTATGAGATTCTTCATCGTATTAGTAAGCTCTATCCTTCTTTCAATCACTTGCTCAGCTCAGGTAATTGAAAAGGCCCACCTCTCAACAGATAAA
It includes:
- the lepA gene encoding translation elongation factor 4, whose amino-acid sequence is MDKIRNFCIIAHIDHGKSTLADRLLQSTGAVSDRDMQAQLLDDMDLERERGITIKSHAIQMDYVYKGEQYTLNLIDTPGHVDFSYEVSRSIAACEGALLIVDASQGVEAQTISNLYLALEHDLEIIPVLNKIDLPGAMPEEMTDQVVELLGCSPDDVIHASGKEGIGIDDILAAIIEKVPAPKGNPDEPLQAMIFDSVFNSYRGIEVIFRVFNGSIKKGDRIKFVNTGKTYNADEIGILRLKQDPQEEISAGNVGYLISGIKVAKEVKVGDTITHVENPTQELIKGFEDVKPMVFAGIYPVETSEFEELRASMEKLQLNDASLVWEPETSAALGFGFRCGFLGMLHLEIVQERLEREFDMTVITTVPSVQFHAIMTDGSVQMVNAPSELPEANATAHLEEPFIRAQIISKAEYVGPIISLCIDKRGEIKNQVYLTSSRVELTFEMPLAEIVFDFFDKLKTISRGYASLDYELIGFRQSNLVKLDVMLNGETVDALSAIVHRDKAYDWGKRLCEKLRELLPRQMFEIAIQASIGTKIIARETVKALRKNVLAKCYGGDISRKRKLLEKQKKGKKRMRQVGNVEIPQEAFMAVLKLD
- a CDS encoding DUF4924 family protein, with the translated sequence MLLAERKKQQNISQYIIYMYQTELLIRNFEFDLSQIQNEIVNKIPAETLDEKGKLAEIDWYRGLIKSMKEEGLEKTGHLRAVQELVKELSDLSLNLLTEDPDYQVIFNAARPAIRENIIASDGNISDPIQACLNGVFGLLIARMKDEQVSEEEMAKIEHFGNVLSYLSHKRKVSN